One Astatotilapia calliptera chromosome 1, fAstCal1.2, whole genome shotgun sequence DNA segment encodes these proteins:
- the dmxl2 gene encoding dmX-like protein 2 isoform X5, whose translation MHLHQVLTGAVNPGDCCYSVGSVNDIQFTAYGSGCDVVILASDFECVQIIPGAQNGNIQVGCVECSHQLGRIAASYGNTVCIFEPLSINPNKRHKQLNYQWQKTGQFFLDAITYNLAWDPQGNRILAATERLQLWAPPLTDALIEEEDGQMIDDKPHPVLSDWNCVWQCKTAASVHAAKWSPDGEYFATIGKDDCLLKVWYPTTGWRSAVVVQDPSDKKPLPVHFSFVYLAHPRSVTGVSWRKTSKYMPKGSVCNVLLTSCEDGVCRLWSETLLPEDSLLGGQITENTQSFSSSLPGLAGNKDKIQHALESIHHLKHLRRGRRRSSALVAHSELLPSQLGTQDAHTHRHITHHANALCHFHISASINPNTDIPSVLADSAVFNPDDGTGGGGFVVHWLNNKDLSFTSSMDLFMLQLRKFSEQQLDQTTEDPLDPEGSPMKFDFDLDEMSDKASSEQGEEGESGEQGSTKASSPGSSSSMPLPSMLLERKMETLITEWNKSPDMLFTIHPLDGSFLVWHVKYLDEFNQGIFRQVQVSFSSRIPVAFPTGDANSLSKNILMYACTLTEGVSAGVGKQGRIVQHVSHSASASAGLSSAAVTSPPNPHISPAVMMVSKHVDGSLNQWAVTFAERSDFSNVLTVSHKFRYCGHRFHLNDQACHTVLPLLLTSSHHNALLTPPSAPGSLEGEQPPTFPLPKGLPRKQLRNAATRTFHDPNAIYSELILWRVDHIGPLSCTGGVSELARINSLHTSAFSNVAWLPTLVPSTVLGTYCNSASACFVASDGKNLRLYQAVVDARKLLDELSDPETSKLVGEVFNIVSQQSTARPGCIIELDAITNQCGASTQLLHVFQEDFILGYKPQKEPEANTPAFPPGGDYQPPPFSEKFFLVVIEKDLNRNSVLQMWHLHLKSVQACVDEPSPDYSFQSQLMVPNQVVNADSSPETSPVRPLPRSTSTANLQSASKLILSSKLVYSKRLDLPHGVEVTRATPSAGHLSSSSIYPVCLAPYLIVTTCSDSRVRFWHCAVEGDDGNGMDGEDNRVYRWEPWALMNEEEDNNSAVCVSGRPVAVSCSYIGRLAVAFKQPRQGQSLSSIEDFSMHVSIYECESTGGSEWVLEQTVHLDDFARPSSTLDPRVSVDSNLFVYSRSDLYMSRDHSSPNIKHYVHLDWLSKEDGSHILTVGVGSNILMYGRISGVVNEQTSSKEGVAVITLPLGGSIKQGIRSRWILLRTIDLLSSVDGTPSLPVSLSWVRDGILVVGMDCEMHVYAQWHQDKKPGEGEEGNLSSADIAGGQSTVSSSIFEGRARSKSVFEGSTAVDEALRAPAGLQEGGLFEAAHSLSPTLPQYHPTQLLELMDLGRVRRAKAILAHLVKCIAGEVAVVRDVEAGEGGARRHLSRTISVTGSTAKDTIVSGRDGGRDYTEINSIPPLPLYSLMLADLDTSYKGPEENAKGTKGTDGEAAQKSTEDQYADLFQVPTVTTDDFVNFATDKPEKKSRVINLSQYGPTYFGPEHAQVLSSHLMHSSLPGLTRLEQMFLVALADTVATTSAEVASSTDQQYTGGEALDECGLRYLLAMRLHTCLLTSLPPLYRMQLLHQGLSTCHFAWAFHSEAEEEMLNMIPAMQRGDPQWSELRAVGVGWWIRNINTLRKMVEKLGKAAFQRQNDPLDAALFYLAMKKKAVLWGLFRSQHDEKMTQFFKNNFSEDRWRKAALKNAFSLLGKQRFEQSAAFFLLAGSLKDAIEVLLEKMEDLQLAMIVARLYEADFENSSTCQGLLYEKVLGCNRDGSGYHCSRLHPDPFLRSIAYWIMKDYTRALDTLLERIPKEDDENPDVMVKACNPVVFSFYNYLRTHPLIIRRHFANPAGTATTVGLTAEKSSADEINLIERKLFFTTANAHFKVGCPVLALEVLSKIPKVCKKSGSSPLSKASSKANLNTSQPLENGTQGGLDWGSPAAPTQAWGGNDGTGGLDWSQPMVKVEEDELKLDWGDVKEDDEDEDDGGLTMKKPELETEGEEGSGKGSQKLQREDSQGESEVDVIAEQLKFRACLKILMTELRTLATGFEVDGGKLRFQLYNWLEKEIAAMHKICNYKVEGKEEESEVERWGERSTSVDISDDVLERTDAGAYERHQMERRRLQAKQQHSERRKAWLRKNQALLRVFLSYCSLHGAKGGGVTSVRMELLFLLQESQQETTVKQLQSPLPLPTTLPLLSAYIAPTKTVIANPVLHLSNHIHDILYTITLMETPPHPDIMDDRVNALHTLAASLSACIYQALCDSHSYSSQTEANQFTGMVYQGLLLSERKRLRTESIEEHITPTSAPAQWPGVSSLISLLTSARDEDQPKLSVLLCEAVVAVYLSLLIHGLGTHSSNELFRLAAHPLNNRVWAAVFGGGAKVVIKPKRPEAPPAPAGPSNEYSEANAEQPTICESETKPEMVILDNGAGLCTSECFLPCAYIPNVCFLCLFVFLLSKSV comes from the exons gACCGCTGCGTCTGTCCACGCAGCCAAGTGGTCTCCTGATGGAGAGTATTTTGCCACAATTGGAAAG GATGACTGTTTACTCAAGGTTTGGTATCCCACTACTGGCTGGAGATCCGCAGTGGTGGTCCAGGACCCGTCTGATAAAAAGCCTCTTCCTGTTCACTTCTCCTTTGTTTACTTGGCTCATCCTCGCTCGGTCACTGGTGTGTCCTGGAGGAAGACCAGCAAGTACATGCCCAA GGGTTCAGTGTGCAATGTGTTGCTGACATCTTGTGAGGATGGAGTGTGTAGATTATGGTCGGAGACCCTGTTACCTGAAGACAGTCTGCTTGGTGGACAGATCACTGAGAACACACAGTCCTTCAGCTCTAGCCTGCCAGGCCTGGCAGGCAATAAGGACAAGATCCAACATGCTTTGGAG TCAATCCACCACCTAAAACATCTGCGCCGTGGCCGGCGACGGTCCTCTGCTTTAGTGGCACACAGTGAGCTGCTGCCCTCTCAGCTGGGCACACAGGATGCACACACTCACCGCCACATCACTCATCATGCCAATGCCCTGTGTCACTTCCATATCTCGGCCAGTATTAATCCCAACACAG aTATCCCATCAGTGCTAGCtgactctgcagtgtttaaccCAGACGATGGCACAGGTGGCGGAGGCTTTGTGGTTCACTGGCTCAATAATAAGGATCTTagcttcacttcatccatggaCCTTTTTATGCTGCAACTCCGTAAATTCTCTGAACAACAGCTGGACCAAACTACTGAGGACCCCTTGGATCCTGAAGGATCCCCTATGAAGTTTGACTTTG accTGGATGAGATGTCTGACAAAGCATCCTCAGAGCAAGGAGAAGAGGGTGAGTCAGGGGAGCAGGGAAGCACCAAGGCATCCTCCCCAGGATCCAGCTCTAGCATGCCTCTGCCTTCCATGCTGCTAGAGAGGAAGATGGAGACTCTGATCACAGAGTGGAACAAGAGCCCAGACATGCTgtttaccatccatccattggaTGGATCTTTCCTGGTTTGGCATGTAAAATACTTGGACGAATTCAACCAGGGCATCTTCAGACAGGTTCAG GTGTCCTTCTCCTCCCGTATTCCGGTGGCGTTTCCCACAGGAGATGCCAACTCACTGAGTAAAAACATCCTCATGTATGCCTGCACTTTGACTGAGGGTGTAAGCGCTGGAGTAGGCAAGCAGGGAAGGATAGTCCAACATGTGTCCCACTCTGCTTCAGCCTCAGCTGGCCTTAGTTCTGCTGCTGTGACCTCCCCTCCCAACCCTCACATTAGTCCAGCTGTCATGATGGTCTCCAAGCATGTTGATGGATCTCTTAACCAG TGGGCTGTGACATTTGCAGAGCGTTCTGACTTCTCCAATGTACTGACAGTATCTCATAAGTTTCGGTACTGCGGCCATCGTTTCCATCTGAATGACCAAGCTTGTCACACagtgctgccgctgctgctgaCCTCCTCTCACCACAATGCCCTGCTCACCCCTCCCTCAGCCCCTGGAAGTTTGGAAGGAGAGCAGCCTCCTACCTTTCCCCTACCAAAGGGTCTTCCCAG GAAGCAGCTTCGTAATGCAGCTACAAGGACCTTCCATGACCCCAACGCCATCTACAGTGAGCTGATTTTGTGGCGAGTGGACCACATTGGACCCCTGTCCTGCACTGGAGGCGTCTCAGAATTGGCCCGTATCAACTCTCTGCACACCTCTGCCTTCAGCAATGTTGCTTGGCTACCCACGCTAGTACCCAGCACTGTACTTG GAACTTACTGTAACAGTGCCAGTGCCTGCTTCGTGGCATCAGATGGTAAAAACCTGCGTCTCTATCAAGCTGTTGTGGATGCCAGGAAACTACTGGATGAGCTGTCAGATCCTGAAACATCT AAACTCGTGGGCGAAGTGTTCAATATCGTCAGCCAGCAGTCCACAGCCAGACCCGGCTGTATCATAGAGTTGGATGCTATTACAAACCAG TGTGGAGCCAGTACACAGCTGCTACATGTCTTCCAAGAGGACTTCATTCTAGGTTACAAGCCCCAGAAAGAACCAGAAGCAAACACACCAGCCTTTCCACCTGGGGGAG ATTACCAACCTCCTCCCTTCTCTGAGAAGTTTTTCCTGGTGGTGATCGAAAAGGATCTCAACAGGAACTCTGTTCTGCAGATGTGGCATCTACATCTTAAGTCTGTGCAGGCCTGTGTGG ATGAGCCAAGCCCAGATTACAGCTTCCAGAGCCAGCTGATGGTTCCCAATCAAGTTGTGAATGCTGACTCATCTCCAGAGACGTCTCCTGTCAGACCCTTGCCACGGTCAACTTCAACAGCTAACTTGCAATCTGCTAGCAAACTGATCCTCAGCTCGAAGCTGGTTTACAGCAAACGCCTTGACCTTCCTCATGGGGTGGAGGTTACTAGGGCGACCCCATCTGCAG GACATCTGAGTTCCTCCTCTATTTACCCCGTGTGCCTGGCTCCATACTTGATTGTTACAACCTGCTCTGATTCCCGAGTGCGGTTCTGGCACTGTGCTGTGGAGGGTGATGATGGGAATGGTATGGATGGCGAGGACAACCGGGTGTACCGCTGGGAGCCCTGGGCTCTGATgaatgaagaggaggacaacaacagtgctgtgtgtgtgtcaggccgGCCTGTAGCTGTGTCGTGTTCTTACATTGGCAGGCTGGCTGTGGCTTTCAAACAGCCACGACAAGGACAG AGTCTAAGTTCCATAGAAGACTTCTCTATGCATGTGTCCATCTACGAGTGTGAGTCTACTGGTGGCTCAGAGTGGGTTTTAGAGCAAACTGTCCACCTGGATGATTTCGCCAGACCCTCTTCCACCCTGGATCCAAGAGTCAGTGTGGACTCAAATCTCTTTGTCTACAGCAG GTCTGACTTGTACATGAGCAGAGACCATAGCTCACCCAACATTAAGCACTACGTGCACTTGGACTGGCTGTCAAAGGAGGATGGATCGCACATCCTCACTGTGGGAGTGGGCTCCAACATTCTTATGTATGGCCGTATCTCTGGTGTGGTCAATGAGCAGACGAGCAGCAAGGAGGGTGTGGCTGTTATCACCCTTCCTCTAGGGGGCAGTATCAAACAGGGGATCCGCTCACGCTGGATTTTGCTTCGGACCATTGACCTCCTGTCATCTGTGGATGGCACCCCATCGCTGCCGGTCTCCCTTTCCTGGGTAAGGGATGGCATCCTAGTGGTGGGCATGGACTGTGAAATGCATGTGTATGCACAGTGGCATCAGGACAAGAAGCCCGGTGAGGGAGAAGAAGGCAACCTTTCATCAGCAGACATAGCCGGAGGTCAAAGCACAGTGTCCTCCTCGATCTTTGAAGGGAGGGCCAGGTCAAAGAGTGTGTTTGAGGGGAGTACTGCAGTAGATGAGGCCCTTCGTGCCCCGGCAGGACTTCAAGAAGGAGGACTCTTTGAAGCAGCTCACTCGCTGTCCCCAACTCTTCCTCAGTACCATCCAACCCAGCTGCTGGAACTCATGGACCTGGGCAGAGTTCGGCGTGCCAAG gccATCCTCGCCCACCTGGTAAAATGTATTGCTGGAGAAGTCGCTGTGGTTAGGGATGTGGAGGCAGGTGAGGGCGGAGCCAGGAGACATCTGTCTCGGACAATCAGCGTTACTGGCAGCACAGCAAAAGACACCATAGTGTCGGGCCGTGACGGAGGCAGGGACTACACAGAGATCAACTCCATCCCTCCCTTGCCTCTGTACTCCCTCATGTTGGCTGATCTAGACACCTCTTATAAAGGACCTGAAGAGAATGCTAAGGGAACTAAAGGGACTGATGGTGAGGCAGCCCAAAAGTCCACAGAGGACCAGTATGCTGACCTCTTCCAG GTGCCAACAGTTACCACGGATGACTTTGTAAACTTTGCCACAGATAAACCAGAGAAAAAATCCCGAGTTATTAACCTCTCTCAATATGGGCCTACCTATTTTGGACCAGAACATGCtcag GTGCTGTCCAGTCACCTCATGCACTCCAGCCTTCCAGGCCTGACCCGCCTAGAGCAGATGTTCTTGGTGGCCTTGGCTGATACTGTTGCAACCACAAGTGCTGAGGTCGCAAGCTCCACTGATCAACAGTACACAG GTGGCGAGGCTCTTGATGAGTGTGGACTAAGGTACCTGCTCGCCATGCGTCTTCATACCTGCCTGCTCACCTCTCTGCCCCCACTCTACCGCATGCAGCTGCTCCACCAAG GCCTCTCAACGTGTCACTTTGCATGGGCGTTCCACTCAGAGGCAGAGGAAGAGATGCTGAACATGATCCCAGCAATGCAGAGAGGCGACCCACAGTGGTCTGAGCTCCGGGCCGTGGGTGTGGGTTGGTGGATAAGAAACATCAACACTCTGAGGAAAATGGTGGAGAAG TTGGGAAAAGCTGCATTCCAGAGGCAAAATGACCCTTTAGATGCTGCCCTGTTCTACTTGGCCATGAAGAAGAAAGCTGTCCTGTGGGGACTCTTCAG GTCTCAGCATGACGAGAAGATGACTCAGTTCTTCAAAAACAACTTCAGTGAAGACCGCTGGCGAAAGGCAGCTCTCAAAAATGCTTTCTCCCTACTGGGAAAGCAGCGCTTTGAACAGTCGGCTGCCTTCTTCCTGTTGGCTGGTTCCCTCAAAGATGCCATAGAG gTATTGCTGGAGAAGATGGAGGATCTCCAGTTAGCCATGATAGTAGCAAGGCTGTATGAGGCTGATTTTGAGAATTCATCCACCTGCCAAGGCCTCCTTTATGAGAAGGTCTTGGGCTGCAATAGGGACGGGAGTGGTTACCACTGTTCCAGGTTGCACCCCGATCCGTTCCTCCGCAGCATAGCCTACTGGATCATGAAAGACTACACGCGAGCCTTGGACACATTATTGGAGCGAATCCCAAAAGAGGACGATGAGAACCCTG ATGTGATGGTTAAGGCTTGCAACCCTGTGGTGTTTAGCTTCTATAACTACTTAAGGACACACCCTTTGATCATTCGCCGCCACTTTGCAAATCCAGCGGGCACAGCAACAACAGTAGGCCTCACTGCTGAAAAGAGCAGCGCAGATGAGATCAACCTCATAGAGCGCAAACTGTTCTTCACTACGGCCAATGCACACTTCAAG GTGGGCTGCCCAGTTTTAGCTCTGGAAGTACTTTCCAAGATCCCCAAGGTTTGCAAGAAGTCTGGCTCATCGCCTCTCAGCAAGGCTTCATCCAAGGCCAATTTAAACACAAGCCAACCCTTGGAAAATGGCACTCAGGGAGGTTTGGACTGGGGCTCTCCAGCAGCACCGACACAGGCCTGGGGAGGAAATGATGGCACTGGTGGGTTGGACTGGAGCCAGCCTATGGTGAAGGTAGAGGAAGATGAGCTGAAGCTGGACTGGGGAGATGTCAAggaagatgatgaggatgaggacGATGGTGGTCTGACCATGAAGAAACCAGAGCTGGAAACCGAAGGAGAGGAAGGTTCAGGAAAAGGCAGCCAGAAACTGCAAAGAGAGGACTCACAG GGCGAGTCGGAGGTCGACGTgatagcagagcagctgaagttCCGTGCCTGTCTGAAGATCCTCATGACAGAGCTGCGTACATTGGCTACAGGCTTTGAGGTGGACGGAGGGAAGCTCCGCTTTCAGCTCTACAACTGGCTGGAGAAGGAGATAGCAGCCATGCATAAAATCTGCAACTACAAG GTGGAAGGAAAGGAGGAAGAGTCAGAGGTGGAGCGTTGGGGAGAACGCTCAACATCGGTGGACATATCAGATGACGTATTGGAGCGAACAGACGCCGGAGCCTATGAGCGTCATCAGATGGAGCGCCGCCGGCTTCAggccaaacagcagcactctgaGAGGCGCAAGGCATGGCTGAGGAAGAACCAGGCCCTGCTCAGAGTGTTTCTATCCTACTGCAGCCTTCATGGAGCCAAGGGAGGCGGAGTCACCTCTGTTCGCATGGAGCTTCTGTTCCTCCTGCAGGAGAGCCAGCAG GAGACCACAGTGAAGCAGCTGCAGTCCCCTTTGCCTCTGCCTACTACACTGCCCCTGTTATCTGCTTACATTGCCCCCACCAAGACAGTCATAGCCAACCCTGTTCTCCACCTCAGCAATCACATACACGACATCCTCTACACCATCACACTCATGGAGACCCCACCACATCCGGACATCATGGACGATCGG GTGAACGCTCTGCACACGCTAGCAGCATCTCTGTCTGCTTGCATCTATCAAGCACTCTGTGACAGTCACAGCTACAG CAGTCAAACAGAGGCCAACCAGTTTACAGGGATGGTTTACCAGGGCCTTTTGCTCAGTGAGAGGAAACGACTCCGCACAGAAAGCATTGAAGAGCATATTACTCCCACCTCTGCACCTGCACAGTGGCCAG GTGTGTCGTCCCTGATTTCATTGTTGACATCTGCGAGGGACGAGGACCAGCCAAAGCTCAGTGTGCTCCTGTGTGAAGCTGTTGTGGCAGTTTATCTTTCCCTGCTAATCCATGGCCTGGGCACTCACAGCAGCAATGAACTCTTCCGCCTGGCAGCACATCCCCTCAATAACCGGGTGTGGGCCGCAGTCTTCGGAGGAGGGGCCAAAGTCGTCATTAAGCCAAAGAGGCCTGAGGCTCCACCAG CACCAGCTGGGCCTAGCAACGAGTATTCAGAGGCCAATGCTGAGCAGCCCACTATATGTGAATCTGAGACTAAACCAG AGATGGTCATCCTGGATAATGGTGCAGGTTTGTGTACTAGCGAGTGTTTCTTGCCCTGTGCTTACATCCCAAACGTGTGCTTTTTGTGCCTTTTTGTATTTCTCCTTTCCAAAAGTGTATGA